The region GCCTCTCTCGGCGGCTCGCCGACGTGCAGGCCGAAGCCGCCGAGCGTTCGGGTGCGGCGCACGTCTCACTCCGGCGCACGGTCGGCCCGCTGTTCTTCGACGAGCCCGAGCAGATGTTCAGCCTGGACCGGTTCCATCCGAGCGCTCTGGGTTATCGGCGCACTGCAGACGCTCTGCTTCCGGCCGTCGTCGCCGCGCTCGGCGAACGCCGACGCGTCAGCGTGCGGTGACGCGCAGCCGCAGCATCCGGTAGCCCACGCCGGCCAGCACCACGCCCGTGCCGATCAGCGAGGCCACGACCGGCAGGGTCGAGACCAGCACGAGGCATCCGATCGCGCCGATCACCTGCAGCGAGCGAGGGTAGCGCCGCACGTCCGCCTGCTGACGGAAGGCCGCCGCGTTCGCGATCAGGTAGTACAGCAGCACCCCGAACGACGAGAAGCCGATCGCGCCGCGCAGGTCGGCGAGCACCACGATGCCGATCACGATCATCGCCACGACGATCTCCGCCCGCTGCGGCACCTGCCAGCGCGGGTCGATCACGGCGAGGAACCGAGGCAGATCCGATTCGCGCGCCATCGCCAGAGTCGTGCGGCCGATGCCGGTGATCAGCGCGAGCAGGGCGCCCAGCGATGCCGTCGCACCCGCGACGCGCACCACAGGTTCTGTCCAGCCCCAGCCTGCGACGGCGGCGACGTCGGCGAGCGGGTGCGCGCTGCCGATGGCATCCGCCCCCAGAGTCAGCATGACGGCCAGGGCGACGAGCACGTACACGACGACGGCGCCGCCGAGGGCGAGCACGATCGCGCGGGGGATGGTCCGTGCCGGGTCGACGACCTCCTCGCCCATGGTCGCGATCCGCGCGTAGCCGGCGAAGGCGAAGAACAGCAGCCCGGCGCCCTGCAGCACGCCGTACGCGGTCGCGTCGGGCAGGGGAGCAGGTGCGGCAGCGGGTGCGGCAGCGAACGCGGATGCCGTGACAGCGGCGAGCCCGAGCAGCGAGATCGCCACGAGGATGCGCGTGAGAAGCGCTGTTCGCGTGACGCCGAAGCAGTTGACGGTGGCGAGGGCGGCGACGGCGAGCACGGCGACGGTCGTGCGCCAGCCCTCGGGAGCGGCGTACGCCGCGAACGTCATGGCCATTGCGGCGCAGCTGGCGATCTTGCCGATCACGAAGCACCACCCCGCGATGAAACCCGACCATGGCCCGATCTCGGCTCGTGCGTAGGCGTAGGTGCCGCCGGCGACCGGATGCACGGTCGCCAGCTGCGCGGAGGAGGTGGCGTTGCAGAACGCGACCAGCGCCGCGATGCCCAGCGCGACGAGGATGCCCGATCCGGCGACGCCGAGTGCTGGGGACCACACGGCGAACACGCCGGCTCCGATCATCGATCCGAGTCCGATCGCGACGGCGTCGGTGAGGCTCAGGCGGCGGGCGAGGGGCATCCGTCCATGCTGGCACCCGACGGTGAACGGCGGGTGACGCGGCGCGCCGTGCGGTCGAGGGTCGCCCGGTGCAGACCGGCCGGGCGGTCAGCAGGCGATGACCACTCCATTGATCTAGTTGCGATAGTTGATCTAGTTTGATTAGAATAAGTGTCATTGGAGGTAGAGATGCTCATCAGAGTCGACCCGGACAGCCCTCGCCCGCTGTTCGAGCAGATCGCGGCGTCAGTCCGCGGCGAAGTACTTGCCGGACGGATCGGGCCGGG is a window of Microbacterium esteraromaticum DNA encoding:
- a CDS encoding APC family permease, which encodes MPLARRLSLTDAVAIGLGSMIGAGVFAVWSPALGVAGSGILVALGIAALVAFCNATSSAQLATVHPVAGGTYAYARAEIGPWSGFIAGWCFVIGKIASCAAMAMTFAAYAAPEGWRTTVAVLAVAALATVNCFGVTRTALLTRILVAISLLGLAAVTASAFAAAPAAAPAPLPDATAYGVLQGAGLLFFAFAGYARIATMGEEVVDPARTIPRAIVLALGGAVVVYVLVALAVMLTLGADAIGSAHPLADVAAVAGWGWTEPVVRVAGATASLGALLALITGIGRTTLAMARESDLPRFLAVIDPRWQVPQRAEIVVAMIVIGIVVLADLRGAIGFSSFGVLLYYLIANAAAFRQQADVRRYPRSLQVIGAIGCLVLVSTLPVVASLIGTGVVLAGVGYRMLRLRVTAR